The following coding sequences lie in one Crassostrea angulata isolate pt1a10 chromosome 10, ASM2561291v2, whole genome shotgun sequence genomic window:
- the LOC128165166 gene encoding UDP-N-acetylglucosamine transferase subunit ALG14 homolog produces the protein MLLLLTVVGCTVLLVICILCIVINLSANKKKGTASVLAVMGSGGHTKEMLSLLSGLGPHYRPRYYVIANTDTMSKQKVEEFEQKKNITENSKPEFSLVLIPRSREVAQSWGSTVLSTLYALFKSFPVVFSCNPDLIICNGPGTCVPICLAGLLLKILRLGRVQIVYVESICRVDTLSMSAWMLYYVADQMLVQWPSLQTKFPRTQYIGKLV, from the exons ATGCTGCTGTTGTTGACAGTAGTCGGGTGTACAGTTTTGCTGGTCATTTGTATTCTTTGTATTGTCATTAACCTTTCTGCTAATAAGAAGAAAGGGACAGCATCGGTTTTGGCTGTGATGGGATCAG GAGGACATACCAAAGAGATGTTAAGCCTTTTGTCTGGGTTGGGTCCTCACTACCGTCCTCGGTATTATGTCATTGCCAACACTGATACAATGAGCAAGCAGAAAGTGGAGGAGtttgaacaaaagaaaaatattacagaAAACTCTAAACCTGAG TTCTCCTTGGTTTTGATTCCCAGAAGCCGAGAAGTAGCACAATCCTGGGGGAGTACCGTACTTTCAACCCTTTATgctttattcaaatcatttccTGTTGTCTTCAGCTGTAATCCTGACCTT ATTATATGCAATGGCCCAGGCACCTGTGTTCCAATATGTCTGGCAGGATTGTTATTAAAG ATACTGCGTCTGGGTAGGGTTCAGATTGTGTACGTGGAGAGCATATGTCGTGTGGACACCCTGTCCATGTCAGCATGGATGCTGTATTATGTGGCTGACCAGATGTTAGTTCAGTGGCCCTCACTACAGACCAAGTTTCCCAGGACACAGTACATCGGCAAGCTTGTCTGA
- the LOC128165167 gene encoding peroxiredoxin prdx-2-like isoform X2, which produces MAELRLTKPAPEFKGQAVVDGEFKDISLANYKGKYLVLFFYPLDFTFVCPTEIIAFSDRVEEFRAINCEVVACSTDSVFSHLAWTNTPRKQGGLGNMKIPLLADKTMEISRAYGVLKEDDGISFRGLFIIDDKGNLRQITMNDLPVGRSVDETLRLVQAFQFTDKHGEVCPAGWKPGADTIRPNVKDSQKYFQKQK; this is translated from the exons ATGGCAGAATTAAGATTGACAAAGCCAGCACCAGAGTTCAAAGGCCAGGCAGTGGTGGATGGAGAGTTCAAGGATATTTCCCTGGCCAACTACAAAGGGAAATACTTGGTCTTATTCTTCTACCCACTAGATTT caCCTTTGTCTGTCCAACAGAAATCATAGCTTTCAGTGATCGGGTGGAAGAATTCCGTGCAATTAACTGTGAAGTCGTGGCCTGCTCCACAGATAGTGTGTTTTCCCACTTAGCTTG GACCAACACTCCAAGAAAACAGGGAGGATTAGGAAACATGAAAATTCCATTACTTGCGGACAAGACAATGGAGATCAGCCGAGCATATGGAGTGCTGAAGGAAGATGATGGAATTTCATTTAG AGGACTTTTCATTATTGATGACAAAGGCAATCTCCGCCAGATCACCATGAATGACCTCCCTGTAGGAAGATCTGTTGATGAAACACTGAGGCTTGTGCAGGCCTTCCAGTTCACTGACAAACACGGAGAAG TCTGCCCTGCTGGATGGAAGCCTGGAGCAGACACAATCCGTCCCAATGTAAAGGACAGCCAAAAGTACTTCCAAAAACAGAAATAG
- the LOC128165167 gene encoding peroxiredoxin-like isoform X1: protein MKMYRAFRQKQEQAAFRTNTDLNQQNPVSNMAELRLTKPAPEFKGQAVVDGEFKDISLANYKGKYLVLFFYPLDFTFVCPTEIIAFSDRVEEFRAINCEVVACSTDSVFSHLAWTNTPRKQGGLGNMKIPLLADKTMEISRAYGVLKEDDGISFRGLFIIDDKGNLRQITMNDLPVGRSVDETLRLVQAFQFTDKHGEVCPAGWKPGADTIRPNVKDSQKYFQKQK, encoded by the exons ATGAAGATGTATCGAGCATTTAGACAGAAGCAGGAGCAGGCAGCATTCAGGACTAACACTGATTTAAATCAACAG AATCCAGTTAGCAATATGGCAGAATTAAGATTGACAAAGCCAGCACCAGAGTTCAAAGGCCAGGCAGTGGTGGATGGAGAGTTCAAGGATATTTCCCTGGCCAACTACAAAGGGAAATACTTGGTCTTATTCTTCTACCCACTAGATTT caCCTTTGTCTGTCCAACAGAAATCATAGCTTTCAGTGATCGGGTGGAAGAATTCCGTGCAATTAACTGTGAAGTCGTGGCCTGCTCCACAGATAGTGTGTTTTCCCACTTAGCTTG GACCAACACTCCAAGAAAACAGGGAGGATTAGGAAACATGAAAATTCCATTACTTGCGGACAAGACAATGGAGATCAGCCGAGCATATGGAGTGCTGAAGGAAGATGATGGAATTTCATTTAG AGGACTTTTCATTATTGATGACAAAGGCAATCTCCGCCAGATCACCATGAATGACCTCCCTGTAGGAAGATCTGTTGATGAAACACTGAGGCTTGTGCAGGCCTTCCAGTTCACTGACAAACACGGAGAAG TCTGCCCTGCTGGATGGAAGCCTGGAGCAGACACAATCCGTCCCAATGTAAAGGACAGCCAAAAGTACTTCCAAAAACAGAAATAG
- the LOC128166708 gene encoding beta-1,3-galactosyltransferase 5-like, translating to MSLSRLRQLLCRGQHNAQKDKENDVVLNNPEEKVEWSRYLVKLEVETVMRQRRLSSKVLLKTSVTTVLLICLLFLILYTIALVFFTPVVPMDYNDWRGRHRLKLISKIKGGNGSHRILDEIAKTVIWNVSESINVHLPEPHCEKRLVILILISSAVQHFQQRNAIRNSWCKTDLNNKYSWQCVFLLGQPENSWNSFDMTQKLQKEKERYNDILQGSYTDTYRNLTLKVMHGFSWATHRCPAKFVLKTDDDCFVNTHLLYDLILHHQDVNNLYIGSVSRDAEKKKVIRNINNRWHVLETDYKHEYYPSYASGAGYLMSWDTVEKIVSISPYIKPIPIEDAYIGILAQAKDIFPSNSARFVLMSDGWTLCNYAYLVVIHQVDYHQQEKLTRQSVRATETCRGGRSQGEMYTWN from the coding sequence ATGAGTTTGTCCCGCTTGCGCCAGCTCCTATGCAGGGGTCAGCACAATGCACAGAAGGACAAAGAGAATGATGTTGTTTTGAACAATCCAGAGGAGAAAGTGGAATGGTCCCGATATCTAGTGAAACTTGAAGTTGAGACCGTAATGCGACAGCGCCGTTTATCTTCAAAAGTTCTACTTAAAACTAGCGTTACCACTGTTCTTTTGATATGTTTGTTGTTCCTAATTTTGTATACCATAGCCCTGGTGTTCTTTACACCAGTTGTTCCAATGGACTACAATGATTGGAGAGGACGTCACAGATTAAAACTCATTTCTAAAATCAAGGGAGGAAATGGAAGTCACAGAATTTTGGATGAAATTGCCAAAACTGTGATATGGAATGTATCCGAGTCTATTAATGTACATTTACCAGAGCCCCATTGTGAGAAAAGACTGGTTATATTGATTCTCATCAGTTCAGCAGTGCAGCATTTTCAACAGAGAAATGCTATTAGAAACTCATGGTGTAAAACAGATCTGAACAACAAGTATTCATGGCAATGTGTATTTCTTTTAGGACAGCCAGAGAATTCATGGAACTCATTTGATATGAcacaaaaattgcaaaaagaaaaggaaagataTAACGACATTTTACAAGGCAGCTACACTGATACATACAGGAATCTCACATTGAAAGTCATGCATGGATTCTCATGGGCTACTCATCGTTGTCCtgcaaaatttgtgttgaaGACTGATGACGATTGTTTTGTGAACACTCATTTATTGTACGATTTAATCCTTCATCATCAAGATGTGAATAATCTTTATATTGGAAGTGTTTCCAGAGATGCTGAAAAGAAGAAAGTGATACGTAATATTAACAACAGGTGGCATGTGTTAGAAACAGATTACAAACATGAATACTACCCATCATATGCAAGTGGGGCTGGCTATCTCATGTCATGGGACACCGTAGAAAAAATTGTATCAATCAGTCCATACATTAAACCCATTCccatagaggatgcctatataGGAATCCTGGCTCAAGCTAAAGACATCTTTCCTTCCAATTCTGCAAGATTTGTTCTGATGAGTGATGGTTGGACTCTTTGTAACTATGCTTACCTAGTGGTCATACACCAAGTGGACTATCACCAGCAAGAAAAACTGACAAGACAATCTGTGCGGGCCACAGAGACTTGCAGAGGGGGGCGGTCCCAGGGGGAGATGTACACCTGGAATTAG